The following coding sequences lie in one Musa acuminata AAA Group cultivar baxijiao chromosome BXJ1-8, Cavendish_Baxijiao_AAA, whole genome shotgun sequence genomic window:
- the LOC135588901 gene encoding magnesium-protoporphyrin IX monomethyl ester [oxidative] cyclase, chloroplastic-like, which translates to MVETRIQTLKEGRNRDRPVKVGSGENQPCGGRDLLPRVERRSPACRIVHVDLRKERFLNKGLSDFNLDLDLGSLTKARKYTFFKPKFIFHATYLSEKIGYWRYITIHRHLKANTGFKVYPIFKYIENWCRDENRHGGFFSALLKAQPQFLSDGKAKLWSRFFCLSVYVTMYLNDCQRTAFFEGIGLNTKEFGIHVIIETNRTIARIIPALLGVENPEFKRKLDRMVEINQKLIAIGESQVLPLVKNLKRIPVDFAAFEP; encoded by the exons ATGGTGGAAACAAGGATTCAAACGctaaaagaaggaagaaatcggGACAGACCGGTGAAGGTGGGATCGGGAG AAAACCAACCCTGTGGTGGCCGAGATCTTCTCCCTCGTGTCGAGAGACGAAGCCCGGCATGCCGG ATAGTACATGTGGATTTACGGAAGGAAAG ATTCCTGAACAAAGGCCTCTCGGACTTCaacttggatttggatttgggttcCCTAACAAAGGCTAGGAAGTACACATTCTTCAAGCCAAAGTTCATCTTCCATGCAACATATCTATCTGAAAAGATTGGATACTGGAGGTATATCACAATACATAGGCACTTAAAGGCCAATACTGGGTTCAAAGTGTACCCAATCTTCAAATACATTGAGAACTGGTGCCGGGATGAGAACAGGCACGGAGGCTTCTTCTCTGCCTTATTGAAAGCTCAGCCGCAGTTCCTTAGTGACGGGAAGGCCAAGCTGTGGTCTCGATTCTTCTGCCTCTCA GTCTATGTGACGATGTACCTGAATGATTGCCAGCGAACagctttctttgagggcattggtCTCAACACCAAAGAATTTGGCATTCATGTCATCATTGAG ACCAACCGAACAATAGCGAGGATTATTCCAGCTCTATTAGGTGTGGAGAACCCAGAATTCAAGAGAAAGTTGGATAGAATGGTGGAGATCAACCAGAAGCTCATCGCCATTGGAGAGAGCCAGGTTCTTCCTCTGGTGAAGAACTTGAAGAGAATACCTGTTGATTTTGCTGCTTTTGAGCCGTGA